A portion of the Cryptomeria japonica chromosome 5, Sugi_1.0, whole genome shotgun sequence genome contains these proteins:
- the LOC131042935 gene encoding L-type lectin-domain containing receptor kinase IX.1-like, with amino-acid sequence MAHSAGVNFSFNEFTRCNTSDILCVNDATISGHKIHLTNKTMGRVVYSHTIQLSSIASFTTDIRFVMKYYNRRPDDQGGDGIAFFMTSKEIATIFHSVDEYSGLPGNGSISDNTLAVEFSGYNRRANSRVYFFVGSNHPIQTYNYTHLNFSLNDGAVVIYSLFANRKKKRAMGSSNAQTCEDKEIEISMLVDQGPSRYKLEDLKAVTNNFSETLKLGQGEFGGVYKGVIGEANDVVAVKRISQGSRQGLKEFISEISIVSRVKHRNLVQLLGWCHEKGELLLVYEDVKSSNVMLDCNFNAKLGDFGLARMFEHYRLSQTTMAAGTLGYLAPECVITGRTSPESDVYSFGAEALEIATGRRAVDLRLHEHNMRLVEWVWDLYGQETILEAADEKLNGEFEKAEVEQLTAIGLWCSHPDPTARPKMTQVVKLLKLEGRVPNLPREIPVPTYAPFNEANLSVSSSFTMDTSNILPSLASTSQSGNSSQDSS; translated from the exons ATGGCCCACTCAGCAGGCGTGAACTTCAGCTTTAATGAATTCACGAGATGCAATACAAGCGACATTCTGTGTGTAAATGATGCAACAATATCTGGGCATAAAATCCATCTGACCAACAAAACTATGGGCAGGGTTGTCTACAGCCACACCATCCAGCTGTCTTCTATTGCTAGCTTCACTACGGACATCCGGTTTGTTATGAAATATTATAACCGGAGACCTGATGATCAAGGAGGAGATGGAATTGCTTTCTTCATGACATCTAAAGAAATTGCGACAATTTTTCACTCAGTTGATGAATACAGCGGTCTTCCCGGAAATGGATCTATTTCAGACAACACGCTTGCTGTTGAATTTAGTGGCTATAATCGCCGAGCTAATTCCCGTGTCTATTTTTTTGTTGGTAGCAATCATCCTATTCAAACTTACAATTATACCCATTTGAATTTTAGTTTAAACGATG GGGCAGTTGTTATCTATAGCTTGTTTGCCAATCGGAAAAAGAAGAGGGCAATGGGAAGCAGCAATGCACAAACATGTGAAGACAAGGAAATAGAGATTAGCATGCTTGTAGATCAGGGTCCAAGTAGATATAAGCTGGAGGATCTCAAGGCCGTAACCAACAATTTCAGTGAAACTTTAAAGCTGGGGCAAGGAGAATTTGGAGGTGTGTACAAAGGCGTTATAGGAGAAGCAAATGATGTTGTAGCTGTCAAGCGCATCTCACAAGGGTCACGACAGGGGCTAAAAGAATTCATCTCTGAAATAAGTATTGTTAGTCGAGTAAAACATCGAAACCTCGTTCAGCTTTTGGGATGGTGTCATGAGAAAGGCGAATTACTTTTGGTGTACGA AGATGTAAAATCCAGCAATGTTATGCTTGACTGCAATTTCAATGCAAAGCTTGGGGACTTCGGTTTGGCACGCATGTTTGAGCATTATCGTTTGTCTCAAACCACAATGGCAGCTGGAACCCTCGGTTACCTAGCTCCTGAGTGTGTGATCACAGGAAGAACAAGCCCTGAATCAGATGTTTACAGCTTCGGTGCTGAGGCCTTGGAAATCGCTACAGGAAGGAGAGCAGTAGATTTGAGATTGCACGAACATAATATGAGGCTTGTGGAGTGGGTATGGGATCTATATGGTCAAGAAACGATTTTGGAAGCTGCAGATGAGAAATTAAATGGGGAGTTTGAGAAGGCAGAAGTGGAACAATTGACAGCAATAGGGTTGTGGTGCTCTCATCCAGATCCAACTGCAAGACCCAAAATGACGCAAGTGGTAAAGTTGCTGAAGCTGGAAGGTCGAGTGCCTAATCTTCCTCGAGAAATACCTGTACCAACATATGCTCCATTTAATGAAGCCAACCTTTCAGTTTCTTCTTCATTTACGATGGACACTTCCAATATACTCCCATCTCTTGCTTCCACATCTCAATCAGGTAATTCTTCTCAAGActcctcttga